From the Sphingomonas sabuli genome, the window GTCAGACGGGGTGATGGTCGCCCGCGGCGACCTTGGCGTCGAGCTTCCGCCCGAAGACGTGCCGCCGATGCAGAACAAGATCATCGCCGCGTCGCGCCAGTTCGGCAAACCGGTGGTGGTCGCGACCCAGATGCTGGAATCGATGATCAATTCCCCGACCCCGACGCGGGCCGAAGTGAGCGACGTGGCGACCGCCATCTACGACGGCGCGGACGCGGTCATGCTGTCGGCGGAAAGCGCGACCGGCGACTATCCGGTAGAAGCGGTGCAGATGATGGACCGCATCGCGCAAAGCGCGGAACAGGACCCGGTTTATCCGGGCCGCGTACATTTCACCGAAACCGTGCTCGAAGCGACCACCGCCGACGCGCTCGCCGCGTCCGCTCGGCAGATCGCCAATACCGTCTCGGCGCAGGGCATGGTCTGCTACACCAGTTCCGGATCGACCGCGCGCCGGATCGCGCGCGAACGGCCGCCGGTGCCGATCCTGGCGATGACCGCGCTGCTCCAGACGGCGCGGCGGCTGGGCCTGATCTGGGGTGTGCGGCCAGTTCACACGCGCGACGTGTCGAGCTTTGAAGAGATGGTCGCCAAGGGCAAGCGCATGGCGCTGCGCCACAAGCTGGCGGCCGGCGGCGAGCGGCTGGTCCTGATGGCCGGCGTGCCGTTCGGGACCCCGGGATCGACCAACGTGATCCACGTCGTCCGGCTGGCCGGCGACGAACTGGAACGCCACCAGCCGAAGCAGCCCTAACGGGCGAGCAGCGCCGGCAGCTGGTCGGGAATTTCGCTGGCGTAGAAGCCGACCGGACCGACGGTCTTCGACAGTCGCGCGCCCGCCTCTCCGTGCAGCAGCACAGCCCAGAGCAAGCCGCCGAGCGGATCCATCCCGCGGGCGATCAAGGCGCCGACGATGCCGGACAAGGTATCGCCGCTGCCCGCGACGCCAAGGCCGGGCGAACCGCCGGTGAACTTCCAGCTGCGGCCGTCGGGCGCGACGACGAAACTGGGTACGCCCTTGACCAGGACGTAGGCGCCAAAGCGCTCGGCCGCCCGGTGGCCGGCCGCCAGCGGATCGGCATCGACCTCCTCGGGCTCGCAACCCAGCAGCGCCGCCATCTCGCGCGAATGCGGCAGCAGCACCGGCGGCGTCTGCGCCTTGCGGCAATGGTCGGCGATGGGCGCCAGGCAATTGAGCAGGCCGGCGTCGAGCACGATCGGCTTGCCGGTGCGCAGCAGCGCTTCGGACATGGCGGTGCCGACTTTGCTTTCCTCGATGCCCGGACCGGCGACGATCGCGTCGGCCTTGTCCGCCTCGCCGCCCACCTGGCGGACCGCGGCACGCTTGATGTTGCCGTCGCTGGATTCGGCGATCGGCAGCACCAGCACTTCGGGCATGTGCAGCGCCATCGACGGGGCGACGCTGGCGACGGTGGCCACGCGGACCTTGCCGGTGCCGCTGCGCAGCGCGGCGCGGGTCGCAAGCATCGCCGAACCGGGCACCAGCCGGTTGCCGGCAACGATCAGCAGGACGCCGTGCGAATTCTTGTCGCCGTCTTCGACCTTGGGCAACGGAAAGGCCTTGAGCGCCGCCCTTGTCAGCGACCTGGGGCGGCTCATCGCGTGCCCGTCATCTGGTCCGGTTCGGCGGTCTTGGCCGCGCCCTGTTCCTCCAGCGGCGTGCCGTGATTCCACAGCGCCAGCTTGGGCGCGCACAGGCCCGCCTTGTCGGGTTCGAAATCGTACGCGCAGATGCCGCAGTTGAGCACTTCGGCCTGCTTGTCGATCGTCAGGATCTCCGCTTCTTCCAGTTCGTCGAGGATGTAGCGGAAGCACAGCACGACGACCTGGTGCGCGACGACCAGCACGCGGCGATCCGAATAATGCAGGTTGATGGTGTTGAGCATCGAGCGCAGCCGCAGGATGACATCAGCCCAGCTCTCGCCACCCGGCGGCCGGTGATAGAATTTGCCCAGCCGCGCGCGATGCTCGGCCTCTTCGGGAAAGCGCGCTTTGATGCCGGCGGTGGTCAGCCGGTCGAAGATTCCGAATTCGCGCTCGCGCAGCCGTTCGTCGACGATCGCCTTGCGCGGCCCGTCGGCCAGCGCGTCTGCCTCGCAAATCGCCAGCGCCGTCTGCCGTGCGCGGATGTAGGGCGAGGTGAGGATCAGTTCCGGCCGCTGATCCTTGGGCAGCGCGGCAAAATATTCGCCCGCCGCCCTGGCCTGGCGGAAGCCGAGTTCGGACAGGGGCACGTCCACGTCGCGCTCCTCGATGCCGATTTCCAGATGCCCTGCTTCATGCGCAAGGTCGCGCGCGACATTGCCCTGGCTTTGCCCGTGCCGGACGAGCCACAGCTTTTCCGGCCAATGCTGACGTTGGTTCATGCAATGCCAAAAGCGCGAACGGCGGAATCTTTCCCGCGGGACCGCGGCGATTGACCAGCGGCGCTCCGCCGTGGAAGGACGGCGGCGAGGACGGACCGCCCAGAGGGGAACAATGGCGACAACCATCGAAGAGCTGGAATCGCGGCGCGAGCTGGCGAAGCAGGGCGGCGGGCAAAAGCGCATCGACGCGCAACATGCCAAGGGCCGGCTGACCGCGCGCGAGCGGCTAACCGTGCTGCTCGATCCCGGCAGCTTCGAAGAATATGACATGTTCGTCGAACATAATTGCGCCGATTTCGGAATGGAGACGCAGAAGTTTCCGGGCGACGGCGTGGTCACCGGATCGGGCACGATCAACGGCCGGCTGACGTTCGTCTTCGCGCAGGATTTCACCGTCTTCGGCGGGTCGCTTTCGGAACGCCACGCGCAAAAGATCTGCAAGGTGATGGACATGGCGATGAAGGCCGGCGCGCCGGTCATCGGGCTGAACGATTCGGGCGGCGCGCGCATCCAGGAAGGCGTCGCGTCGCTGGGCGGGTATGCGGAAGTCTTTCAGCGCAACGTGCTCGCTTCCGGCGTGGTCCCGCAATTGTCGCTGATCATGGGGCCGTGCGCGGGCGGTGCGGTCTATTCGCCGGCGATGACCGACTTCATCTTCATGGTGAAGGATTCGAGCTACATGTTCGTCACCGGGCCGGAGGTGGTGAAGACGGTCACCAACGAAGTGGTCACGCAGGAAGAATTGGGCGGCGCGGTTACCCATACGACCAAGTCGGGCGTTGCCGACGTCGCGTTCGAAAACGACATCGACGCCTTGCTCGCCACCCGCGACTTCTTCGACTTCCTGCCGCTCAGCAACCGCCACGATCTGCCGGTGCGGCCGACCGACGACCCGTGGGACCGCCAGGACGACAGCCTCGACACGCTCGTCCCGCCCAGCGCAAGCACCCCCTACGACATGCACGAACTCATCCGGAAGATCGCCGACGAGGGCGACTTTTTCGAGCTTCAGCCGAAGCATGCGGCAAACATCATCATCGGCTTCTGCCGCATCGAAGGACGCACTGTCGGGGTCGTCGCCAACCAGCCGACAGTGCTGGCCGGCGTGCTCGACATCGCGTCGTCGAAGAAAGGCGCGCGCTTCGTGCGCTTCTGCGACGCGTTCGAAATCCCCATCCTGACTCTGGTCGACGTCCCCGGCTTCCTGCCCGGCGTCGCGCAGGAGCATAACGGGATCATCAAGAACGGCGCGAAATTGCTGTTCGCTTATGCCGAAGCGACGGTGCCCAAGATCACGGTCATTACGCGCAAGGCCTATGGCGGCGCCTATGACGTGATGGCGTCGAAGCATTTGCGCGGCGATTTGAACTACGCCTGGCCGACCGCCGAGATCGCGGTGATGGGCGCCAAGGGCGCGGTCGAAATCATCTTCCGGTCCGAACGCGACAACCCGGACAAGATCGCCGAAAAGACGCGCGAATATGAAGAGCGCTTCGCCAACCCCTTCGTGGCCGCGAGCAAGGGCTTCATCGACGATGTGATCATGCCCCATTCCACGCGCCGGCGGGTCGCGATGGGCCTGCGCAAGCTGCGCGACAAGCAGCTGGAGAATCCTTGGAAGAAACACGACAATATTCCGTTGTGAGGAGTGCATGAGCACCTACACCGCCACAATCCGCTGGAAGCGCGACCCGGGCACCGACTTTTCGCGCGGACAGTACAGCCGAGCGCACGAGTGGGTCTTCGACGGACTGACCGTCCCCGCGAGCCCCAGTCCGCACATCGTGCCGGCGCCTTGGCACAAGCTCGACGCGGTCGATCCGGAGGAGGCGTTCGTCGCCAGCCTCGCGTCCTGCCACATGCTGTTCTTCGTCGACCTTGCGCGCCGTGCTGGGCACGTGGTCGACAGCTATGTGGATGAAGCCGAGGGCACGCTGGAAAAGCGCGACGATGGGAAAATGTGGATAAGCGCGGTCGTGCTGCGCCCGCAGGTCGTGTGGGGCGGCGATGCGCCGGACGAGGCGGCGATCGCGAAGTTGCACCACGACGCCCACGAACAGTGTTTCATCGCCAACAGCGTGACGACGAAAGTGACCATCGAGCAATGAAACTTGGCCGGTTGAACCATGTCGGGGTCGCGACCCCGTCGATCGAACGGAGCCTTGAAACCTACAAGGCAATGTTCGGCGCGGAGCCGGCCGGCGAGCCGTTCGACCTGCCAGCGCAGGGCGTGCGCGTCTGTTTCGTCGATACGCCCAACAGCCAGATCGAGCTGATCGAGCCGCTTGGCGAGACCTCGCCGATCGTCAAATTCCTCGAGAAGAACCCGGCCGGCGGGCAGCATCATGTCTGTTTCGAGGTCGAGGATATCGCGGCCGCCCGGGCGCATTTCGAAGGCAAGGGCGCGCGCATCCTCGGCCCGACGCGTATCGGTGCGCACGGAACGCCGGTGTTTTTCCTCCATCCCAAGGACATGGGCGGGGTACTGACCGAGCTGATGGAAACCCCTGCGCATTAGCGTCGCGTTCCCGCTAGGTTCAGGTGCGAACCGCTAATTTGCGGGCCATGGATATTCGCAAGATGCTGAATCGCCGCGAAGTGTTCGGCGCTGCCGGGGTTGGCGCCGCGGCCGTGATCCTCGCCAATTTTCCCGCCGGTGCGGCCGCGAAGAAGTATGAGGTCAGTTACAGCCCGGCGGAATGGAAGAAGCGGCTCGGACCGCAGCGCTATGCGATCCTGCGCGAAGCCGGGACCGAGCGCGCCTATACCAGCCCGCTCAACAAGGAGCACCGCAAGGGCCTGTTCGGCTGTGCCGGTTGCGGCCTGCCGCTGTTCAGTTCGTCGACCAAGTTCGACAGCGGTACCGGCTGGCCCAGTTTTTACCGGGCGCTTCCCAATGCTGTCATCGAACGGGTGGACCGCAGCATGTTGATGCAGCGTACCGAGATTTTGTGCCGCCGCTGCGGCGGACACCTTGGCCACGTGTTCGACGACGGGCCGAAACCGACCGGACTGCGCTATTGCATGAACGGTCTGGCGCTCAAGTTCCGCGCCGCCTGAAGGACATCATGATGCGACCCAAATATCTTTTCGCAGCGGCATTGGCCGCGACCGCCCTGGCGTCCCCGGCGCCCGCCGCGCGCAGCGAAACCGCGGTGCTCGCGGGCGGCTGCTTCTGGGGCATGGAAGCGGTATTCGAACATGTGCAGGGCGTGAGCAACGTCGTGTCCGGCTATGCCGGCGGCGACGCCAAGAGCGCCAATTACCGCGACGTCAGTGCGGAACGGACCGGCCACGCCGAAGCCGTGCGCATCACCTACGATCCGTCGCGCATCGGCTATAACGATCTGCTCGCCATCTATTTCTCGGTCGCGCACGACCCGACGCAGGTGAACCGCCAGGGCCCGGACACCGGTCCCAGCTATCGCTCCGCCATCTTCCCGCAGGACGCCAGGCAGAAGGCGATTGCGGCGGAAGTGATCGCACGGCTGAAGAAGCAGGGCGTGAAGGTCGCGACGAAGATCGAAAGCGGAACGTTTTATCCGGCCGAGGCCTATCACCAGGATTACGCCCGCAAGAATCCCAACGACCGCTATATCGTCATCAACGATGCGCCCAAGGTGAAGCAGCTGAAGGCCAAATATCCGGCGCGCTTCAAGGGCTGACGATCAGATTTCTTCCTTGATCTGGCCAAAGGCGAGCAGGGCGAACAAGCCGGTGCCGCCGATCACGTTGCCGACCAGTGCCGGCAGGACGAAGCCGACCAGCGCCCAGCCCATCGACGCATTGCCGGTCAGCACCAGGACGTAGGCGTCGACCGCGCTGGCGATGACATGGGTGAAGCCGCCGATGGCGATGACGTAGGTCAGCAGGGCGATCAGCCAGAAGTGGCTCGATTTCGCCGCGACGATCAGCCACGCGACGGTAGCGATCAGGAAGCCGGCCGGAATGCCGAGCATCATCGTCGACCACATGCCGTGGCCCAGCATCGGCTTGCTCACCTCCACCATCGAATGCGCCAGCCACGGCGGGACCACGCCGGCGCCGACGAAGGCCGCGGCGACAAGAAAGGTGCCAAGCTGGTTGGCGAGAAAGACGATGCCCCACAGCCGGGCGAGCCGGCCCAGATTATGTCCGGACGGAGAGCCGATGACCGGCATCACGGCGACGACCGTATGTTCGGTGAACAATTGCAGCCGGCCGAGAATGACGATGAGGAAACCGACCGGATAGCCGAGTGCGGTGATGAGCTCGCGCCACGGCGCATCCGGCAAATGGTGGCGAAGGGCCGCCTCGGCGACCAGCGAGGCGCTGATCGCGATGCCCGCGGCCAGGGCCGACCACCACAGCGATGCAAATGGCCGGCCAAGCTCGTGTTCGCCCTTGAGCACGACCGCCTGGTACAGGACGATCGATTCCGGTCCGGATCGCTTCTCGGCTTCGCGCTGCTCGGCGCCGCTGACGTCGGTGCGTTCGCTGGCCTTTCTGTCGTCGGTCATGGGGCGTGAACGGACGGCGCGCCGGAATGACACCGACAGCGACACGACCGGATCGTTTGAAGAGTGGTGCCCAGGGACGGGATCGAACCGCCGACACCGTGATTTTCAGTCACGTGCTCTACCAACTGAGCTACCTGGGCTTTGCTTCGGCCGGGCGGCCGTTCAAGCGACGCGCTCCCTACCCGTGCCCCTTGTGACTGTCCAGCCCGCCGCGCCAATGCGATGGCCAACCGGGCCTAGCCGGAGCTCTGTTCGGGGTCGGGCGGGGCCGCGGGTCCGGGGATGCGATAACCTTCGCCCAGCCACTTGAGCAGGTCGCGGTCCTTGCAGCCGCGCGAACAGAACGGGCCGTGCTCGGCGCTGCTTGGGCTTCCGCACAGCGGGCAGCCCTTGGAATCAGACTTTCTCGGCATAGGCCCCATGGATGGGGATCGCCGCATCGCTGCGCAAGGTGACCGTGCCGCCGACCTGCCGCGCCAGCGCGTCGGTCCAGCCGGGGTGGCGTTCGATAACGGCGGCGACCGCCGGATGCGCGACCAGGCGGATCGCGCCGATCTCGCCGCCGGCGCGGCGCAGCAGGGCGCGGGCTTCGAACGGCGCGCGGTCGGCGGCCAGCTCGCTCAGCGAGGCGCGGCGCCGCGGGCGGACGACCTGGACGAAGCCGAAGCCGTTGATCGCGGTCTTTTCGAACGGTTGGGGAAGATAGTCGGCAAGGATCGTGTCGACCTCTCGCCGGGCGTCCTTGCCGTTGAGGGTCGGAAAATCGATTCCGCACGGACCGCCGATGTCGAGCCGGCGGATGGCATTGGCGGCTGCCCAGGCGCCCATCTGCGCCAGCTTGTCGGGCACCAGCCACCCGTCGACGTCGATCATCGTCATCGCCGCAGTCGATTCGATGCGCAGTTCGCCGCCTTCGAATCCGACGATGCCGCTGCGCGCTTCGTCGAGCAGGTCGTCCCAGCCGTCGATGCGGCCGTCGCGGCCCTCGGCCAGCGGCGGCGGCGGCGATGGCTCGGCGTCCGTTATCCGGGCTAGCCCGCGCTTCCACGGTTCCGCGCCGCCAAGCGCTTCGCGGATGATCTCGATCCGCAGGGAGCGGCCTTCGCTGATCCCGCTGGCGCCGCGCGGAAGCAGGAACGTCTCGCCCCCGGCATCGACCGTCACGCGCGGAGCGACGCTGCTCAGCGTGGCGTCGAGCACCGTCCCGGCGGGCGTGACGCCGTCGCGGCGGACGCGGGCTTCGAGGATCGCGCCATCTTCGACCAGCGCGGCGCGGGTCTCGCCGATGCCGCGTTCGACGATCCAGTCAGGCAAGGGGATAGCCCGCGGCTTTCAGCAAGGTGCGGGTTTCGCCAAGCGGCAGGCCGACGACGTTGGAATAGCTGCCGGCGATGTGGCGGACATAGACTTCGCCATAGCCCTGCAGCGCGTAGCCGCCGGCCTTGCCGCGCCATTCGCCATGGCCCGCGTAAAAGTCGATCTCGGCGCCGCTCAGCCGCTTCATCGCGATCATCGTTTCGCCCAGTCGGGTGCGCAGTGCCTGTCCCGGCGCGGCCAAAGCGACGCCGGTCAGCACGCGATGGCGGCGGCCGGACAATAGTTTCATGCAGGCGCGCAGCGTCGCTTCGTCCTCGACCTTGGGCAGGATGCGGCGTCCCACGGCGACGACGGTGTCGGCCGCCAGCACCAGGTCGCCGGGATGCCGGGCAGCGACCGCGGCCGCCTTCTCACCGGCCAGCCGCAAGGCATGGTCGCGCGGGATTTCGCCGCGCGGCACGCTTTCGTCGATATCGGCAGGGACGATCGCGTCCGGCACGACCCCGATCCGGGCCAGTAGGTCCAGCCGTCGCGGACTGGCCGAAGCAAGGATCAGCCGCATCTTACCCCCTTAGGGGCGGGCGGAAGGACCGGGTCCGCCGCGGCCGGGCATGAAGCGATAGGTGATGCGGCCCTTGGTCAGGTCGTAGGGCGTCATTTCGACCAGCACTTCGTCGCCGGTCAGCACGCGGATGCGGTTCTTGCGCATCTTGCCGGCGGTGTGTCCGAGGATCTCGTGGCCGTTCTCCAGCTCCACACGGAACATGGCGTTGGGCAACAGCTCAACGACCTTGCCGCGCATCTCGAGAAGTTCTTCCTTGGCCAAACGGTACCTCTTTCCTGTGATTGCAGAAGTCGCGGTGCCTTAGCGGCAAGGCCACTGATTGTGAAGCTGCGCGGCCTAGACGGTAAGGACGGTCGATCCGGTCGTCTGCCGCGCTTCGAGCGCGCGATGCGCTTCGGCGGCCTCGGCCAGCTTGAACCGCTGCTTGATCTCGATCCGGACGGTCCCGGATCCGACAACCTCGAACAGCTCCGCCGACGCCTGCTCCAGCTCCTCGCGGGTGGCGATGTAATCGAACAGCGTGGGGCGGGTCAGGAACAGTGAGCCCTTTTGCGCCAGCAACGTGGGGGGAAAGGGGTCGGCAGGGCCCGAGGCATTGCCGTAGCTGACCATCATTCCGCGCCGCCGCAGGCATTCGAGCGACTTGAGAAAGGTGCTCTTGCCCACCGAATCGTAAACCACCGGCAGTTTCGCCCCGCCGGTGATCGCCGCGACTTCCTCGGCGAAATCCTGCTTCGTGTAGAGGATCGGGTGGTGGCAGCCGTGCGCCCGTGCGAGCTCCGCTTTCTCCTCGGTCGAGACGGTACCGATGACGGTCGCGCCGATCGCGGCGGCCCATTGGCACATGATCAGTCCGACGCCGCCCGCCGCGGCATGGACCAGGATCGTGTCGCCCGGCTGCACGGCGTACACGCGGCGCAGCAGCATATGCGCGGTCATGCCCTGCAGCATCATCGCCGCCGCATCCTCGAAGCCGATGGAATCGGGCAGCGCGACCAGCTTGTCCGCGTCAATCAGCCGGGCTTCGGCATAGGAACCGACCGGTCCCGCATAAGCAACGCGGTCGCCCGCCTTAAGGCCGGATACGCCCTCGCCGACCGTCTCCACCGTGCCCGCGCCTTCGACGCCGGGCGTGAACGGCAGCGGCTGCGGATAGAGGCCGGTGCGGTGATAGACGTCGATATAGTTGAGGCCCACCGCGGCATGGCGGACGCGGACCTGGCCGGGGCCGGGATCGCCGACGGCGACATCTTCCCAGGAAAGAACGTCGGGGCCGCCGGTTGCATGGACTCGGATTGCGTGGGTCATCGCCATCGACTTGGTGCGCGGCGGCGCAAAAGAAAAGCCCCGCCGCGGCGATGCCGGGCGGGGCCTTGTCCCAGATCGTTGCGAAACTGGCGCTAGACGCCGGTGCCGCCCGCCAGCGCCGCAAGCAGCAGCAGCGCGACGATGTTGGTGATCTTGATCATCGGATTGACGGCCGGACCGGCAGTATCCTTGTAGGGATCGCCGACCGTGTCGCCGGTCACCGCGGCCTTGTGCGCCTCGGAACCCTTTCCGCCGTAATTGCCGTCTTCGATATACTTCTTCGCGTTGTCCCACGCGCCGCCGCCCGACGTCATCGAAATGGCGACGAACAGGCCGGACACGATCACGCCGAGGAGCAGGGCGCCAAGAGCGGCAAAGCCCTGTTCACGCCCGGCAACCGCCGCGATGGCGAAATAGACGACGATCGGAGCCAGCACCGGAAGCAGCGACGGAATGATCATTTCCTTGATCGCGGCCTTGGTCACCAGGTCGACCGTGCGGGCGTAATTGGGCCGGCTGGACCCATCCATGATGCCCGGGTTGGACCGGAACTGTTCGCGCACGTCGAGCACGACGTCGCCGGCAGCGCGGCCGACCGCGGTCATGCCGAGCGCACCGAACAGATAGGGCAGCAGCGCGCCGAGCAGCAGGCCGACGACCACGTACGGGTTGGACAGCGAGAAATCGACGCCGGCTGCACCGATGCCGAGCTCGCTGGCGAACTCGGTCAGGTCGGTGGTGTAGGCGCCGAACAGCACCAGCGCGGCCAGCGCGGCGGAGCCGATGGCATAGCCCTTGGTGACGGCCTTGGTCGTGTTGCCGACCGCGTCGAGCGCGTCGGTGCGGCCGCGGACTTCGTCGTCCATCCCCGCCATTTCGGCAATGCCGCCGGCATTGTCGGTGACCGGGCCATACGCGTCCAGAGCGACGACCATGCCCGCCAGCGCCAGCATCGCAGTCGCCGCAAAAGCGATCCCGATCAGGCCGGCAAGGAGGTAGGAAGCGATGATCGCGATGCAGATGACGAGCGTCGGCAAGGCAGTCGATTCAAGGCTGATGGCCAGGCCCTGGATGACGTTGGTGCCGTGGCCGGTTTCCGATGCCTTGGCGATCGACTTGACCGGGCGGTAGTTGGTGCCGGTGTAATATTCGGTGATCCACACCAGCAGGCCGGTGACGGCCAGACCGATCAGCATGCAGTAGAACAGGTCCATGCCGGTGAAGCCACCGGTCTGTTCGGCAACCGCGCCTTCGACCAGACCGCTGGCGGCACTGCCACCGCCGATCGGCGCATTGAGGTCGCCGAGTGCGAATTGCGTGGCCAGGTAAAGCGCCGGGATGGACAGGCCGGCCGTGGTCCAGAAGCCCTTGTAGAGCGCGCCCATGATCGACCCGTTCTTGCCCAGGCGGACCATGTAGGTGCCGATGATCGAGGTGATGATGCACACCCCACCGACGAGCAGCGGAAGCGCCATCAGCGCGGTGATGTCCGCGGCCTGCGTGCCGATCAGCAGCGCGGTCAGGACCATCGTCGCACCGACGGTGACGACATAGGTTTCGAACAGGTCGGCAGCCATGCCGGCGCAGTCGCCGACATTGTCGCCGACGTTGTCGGCGATCACCGCCGGGTTGCGGGGATCGTCTTCGGGAATTCCGGCCTCAACCTTGCCGACCAGGTCGGCGCCGACGTCCGCGGCCTTGGTGAAGATGCCGCCGCCAAGACGGGCGAAAATGGAAATCAGCGAGGCGCCGAAGGCCAGCGCGACCAGCGCATTGACGACTTCGCGGCTTTCCGGCTCCGCGCCCTGAACGCCGACCAGCACGTAGAACAGGCCGGCGATGGCGAGCAGCGCGAGGCCGGCCACCAGCATGCCGGTGATTGCCCCCGACCGGAATGCGGTGGTCAGGCCGCCCTGCAGCGAGGTGCGGGCAGCTTCGGCGGTACGCACGTTGGCGCGGACCGAGATGTTCATGCCGATGTAGCCGGCGGCGCCCGAGAGGACCGCGCCGATGACGAAGGCGACGGCCGGGACAAGGCCCAGGAACACGCCGACGAGGACGGCAACCACGACGCCGACGATGGCGATGGTCGTATACTGGCGGCCAAGGTAGGCGGACGCGCCTTCCTGGATGGCGCCGGCGATGTCGATCATGCGCTGGTTGCCGGCCGGTGCCTTGAGCACCTGGCTGCTGGTGAAGATACCGTAGATCACTG encodes:
- the infA gene encoding translation initiation factor IF-1 is translated as MAKEELLEMRGKVVELLPNAMFRVELENGHEILGHTAGKMRKNRIRVLTGDEVLVEMTPYDLTKGRITYRFMPGRGGPGPSARP
- a CDS encoding sodium-translocating pyrophosphatase; the protein is MDLTLIAIACGVIAVIYGIFTSSQVLKAPAGNQRMIDIAGAIQEGASAYLGRQYTTIAIVGVVVAVLVGVFLGLVPAVAFVIGAVLSGAAGYIGMNISVRANVRTAEAARTSLQGGLTTAFRSGAITGMLVAGLALLAIAGLFYVLVGVQGAEPESREVVNALVALAFGASLISIFARLGGGIFTKAADVGADLVGKVEAGIPEDDPRNPAVIADNVGDNVGDCAGMAADLFETYVVTVGATMVLTALLIGTQAADITALMALPLLVGGVCIITSIIGTYMVRLGKNGSIMGALYKGFWTTAGLSIPALYLATQFALGDLNAPIGGGSAASGLVEGAVAEQTGGFTGMDLFYCMLIGLAVTGLLVWITEYYTGTNYRPVKSIAKASETGHGTNVIQGLAISLESTALPTLVICIAIIASYLLAGLIGIAFAATAMLALAGMVVALDAYGPVTDNAGGIAEMAGMDDEVRGRTDALDAVGNTTKAVTKGYAIGSAALAALVLFGAYTTDLTEFASELGIGAAGVDFSLSNPYVVVGLLLGALLPYLFGALGMTAVGRAAGDVVLDVREQFRSNPGIMDGSSRPNYARTVDLVTKAAIKEMIIPSLLPVLAPIVVYFAIAAVAGREQGFAALGALLLGVIVSGLFVAISMTSGGGAWDNAKKYIEDGNYGGKGSEAHKAAVTGDTVGDPYKDTAGPAVNPMIKITNIVALLLLAALAGGTGV
- a CDS encoding quinone oxidoreductase family protein, yielding MTHAIRVHATGGPDVLSWEDVAVGDPGPGQVRVRHAAVGLNYIDVYHRTGLYPQPLPFTPGVEGAGTVETVGEGVSGLKAGDRVAYAGPVGSYAEARLIDADKLVALPDSIGFEDAAAMMLQGMTAHMLLRRVYAVQPGDTILVHAAAGGVGLIMCQWAAAIGATVIGTVSTEEKAELARAHGCHHPILYTKQDFAEEVAAITGGAKLPVVYDSVGKSTFLKSLECLRRRGMMVSYGNASGPADPFPPTLLAQKGSLFLTRPTLFDYIATREELEQASAELFEVVGSGTVRIEIKQRFKLAEAAEAHRALEARQTTGSTVLTV